Genomic DNA from Vanrija pseudolonga chromosome 3, complete sequence:
TCCGGGGCACCCCAGGCCGCAAGTACGTATCCCGCATCTCTGCCTCTTCCTCTACCTCTCCGTCGAGCCCGCGGCCCTTGGCCCAGCGAGTCCGTTCGCGGGGTTGCTtcccgaggccaaggagctcctCACGCAGGCGatcgcgcggcgtcgtctcctcctccttgtcctttgTACTGAtcgcctcgtccccgccaGCTGTGTCGGGGAAGAATGACCCGCCTCCAGGCGCCTTGGGCTCGCGCTGGGCCCGGAGGGCCGAGTAATGCTCGCCGAGGGACTGGTTAATAATGGAACGGGTCGTGAAGAACGAGATACCCGTGGCGGAGACTGCGGCGTGAGCTCTCGTCTCTCCCTGCTAGACGCACGCAAAAAGGTCAACGCGAGCCCGTTCTTCCCCACCCCGAAGCGCGACGCGACAAACGCTGCGGTCAGGTCAGCTACTGTCGCCCCAGCACAACGACGCAcccaagcccgcgccgccaaaCATGCCGGTATACATGCCGTTCTGCGTCGCGCGGCGGTTCAGGCGGCGGTAGTCGTCGATGTTGAGCTTTTCCTTTGGTTTGGGCTCGGTTtggaccgcggcgtcgagcagcactgGGGCGTTAGTTGGGGGAATCGGAAGAGAAAGACGCTGCGGCACACACCATCGTTCACGCTGTCGGGCGCTTGGAGGTCCGCGGcggtcggggtcggcggtgggggcTGCTGTGCGCGCGGCATTGTGTTGAGGAGATGAGTGCGTTGTCAAGTCCTGGAGTCGTTTGAGGTGAGTGAGCGTGGGATGGTCGTGCCGGTCAGACGTCATCGCTGCGtgccgagcagcggcggaTGTCCGTGGCGGCCTGGCAGGTCGACCAGCCACGCCCTTGGCTTGGTGCTTTGACAGtcgcgtcgctgctcgcgctaGTACGGACGTGTGCTCGTGCGCAGCATGTGATatcgtcgacgcgccgcaagtcgctgctgcatgctgcatgctgcatgcaATGCATGCAATGCATGAGCTCGAGGGCTGACTACATAAACCACAGCAATCATGCAGTCACGGTAATGAACACGGACAAGCCACGTGGATTTGATCCCGAGAGTCCCCCACGCGCCTCACGGTGATCACGGGCCAAGGAACAAGGAGAGCCAGTGTTTCAGTCACTTCCATCCTTGACGACGGCCAaatctgctgctgctgctgtccagTTTTTTTTGCTGCTCATGCTGCCATCCTTTCGGCGCGTCGTAACACTTCATCACCGACAGACACGAGCCAccccgcagccgccgacaCGCGCAGCCCCTTGACACCAAGCACTGCGCGGCCGACTCCACCGTACCTCACCTCACCAACCACCATGTCGCACACCCCATCCATCATCCCCGACATCCCGGGCGTGCAGCTGCAGGACCGCGACACGCGCCAGTTCCTCAACCAACACATTGGCAACCTGTGCGGGCTGCGTGATGGGCGGTAAGTTTGCGTTCGCACCGGTGACACGGCTGACAGATGCCAGCTTCCCCGGCTCGCAGCCCGTGTCGTTCACCACGCGCtcggtcgagctgctcgagaagATGGACTTTTGGGTGTGCGAGAAGAcggacggcgtgcgcgtgttgCTATTTATCGTGTTCAACCAACAGAGTGGGAGCCAGGAGGTCTACTTGGTGCGTGTGTGGAGGGAGACAAAGTGCTGACGCCTTCAGATCGACCGCAAGCAGCGCTACTTTGCCATGGAGGACCTCCACTTCGCCCACTGGGAGCGGGAGAACGACCCCCTCACCGacacgctgctcgacgggGAGCTTGTTATTGACATCGACCCACGCACAGGGCAGCATATCCTCCGGTACTATGCCTTTGACTGCCTTGTTATCAACGGGGAGAATATCATGAAGAAGCCGCTTGTGAAGCGGTTTGCAGTGAGTTGAGTTGGGCCGCAGATGATGAGGAGCACACCCGCTGACTCTCCCAGCGCCTCCGTGACTGGGTCGTCAAGCCTATGAACAAGTCATTCCAGCGATTCCCCGAATGGAAGGAGCAGGCGCCGTTCGAAATCGTCGACAAAAAGCAGGAACTGTCATACTACACCTCCAGAGTCCTCGACGTCCACGTTCCCCAGCTGATgcacggccacgacggcctGATCTTCACTTGCGCAGAGTCTGAGTACCTTCCTGGTACCGACGAGCGCATCCTCAAGTGGAAGCCGCCATCCGAGAACTCGGTCGACTTCAAGCTCGAGCTGAGGTTCCCCCCTGCACCCAACAACCCTTCAGAACCAGACTTTTGCGCCAAGCCAGTCTTCATCCTGAATCagtgggccggcggcgaagATTACGAGTTCTTTGATGAGATGGACGTCGGGGACGCAGAGTGGGAGCAGTGAGTTGGCTCCGCGGCGCGTAAATCTCATTGAGGTGACTAACCACCACCCAGGATGAAGGAATCTGGAGAAGAGTTTGACGGACGAGTCGTCGAGGTGACATGGGACCAGGACCGCGGCTGGAAGATGTTCCGCTTccgcgacgacaagccgCACGGCAACCACAAGAGCACTGTCGGCAAGGTGCTCGTGAGCATTGCCGACGGTGTTGAAATCGCCGACGTGCTAGGACGCCAGGACGCGATCCGTGCAGCGTGGAAGGAGCGCGATGCGCGCCGCAACTCGCGTGCCCCaccagagcagcagcggcagcagcagcagcgccctTCAGCGTCGGCACCAGTGCCACCACCCGGTGGCGGAGGCAGGCCAGCTGCTGGCCCGCCAGTTGTCGCTGGGCTGAGGCGATAGAAGTAGAAGTGTAATGAGCACGTGTTGTATTAGGCCTGAGTAGCAGGAGTTGGGCGAAAATGCGCCAGTGATGACTGGAGCACTTATGGCATCTTGCTGACATCCTCTTTGTTCTGTTAGACGTGCTCGTACCACTGTATCTGTCATGAATCGCATGG
This window encodes:
- the ceg1 gene encoding mRNA-capping enzyme subunit alpha, translated to MSHTPSIIPDIPGVQLQDRDTRQFLNQHIGNLCGLRDGRFPGSQPVSFTTRSVELLEKMDFWVCEKTDGVRVLLFIVFNQQSGSQEVYLIDRKQRYFAMEDLHFAHWERENDPLTDTLLDGELVIDIDPRTGQHILRYYAFDCLVINGENIMKKPLVKRFARLRDWVVKPMNKSFQRFPEWKEQAPFEIVDKKQELSYYTSRVLDVHVPQLMHGHDGLIFTCAESEYLPGTDERILKWKPPSENSVDFKLELRFPPAPNNPSEPDFCAKPVFILNQWAGGEDYEFFDEMDVGDAEWEQMKESGEEFDGRVVEVTWDQDRGWKMFRFRDDKPHGNHKSTVGKVLVSIADGVEIADVLGRQDAIRAAWKERDARRNSRAPPEQQRQQQQRPSASAPVPPPGGGGRPAAGPPVVAGLRR